One candidate division KSB1 bacterium DNA segment encodes these proteins:
- a CDS encoding glycerate kinase has translation MKFLLAPDSFKESLTAPQVCAAMAEGILRVFPEAQIVSLPLADGGEGTVDAMLTALGGRRMISTVKGPLGESVQAAWGILWDGCTAVIETAAAAGLSLVPKTQRNPLNTTTFGLGQLIRQALEENIKTLLVGLGGSATNDLGLGMAQALGALFFDESGDVIDSPLRGKDLERIRRIDLSHLDPRIQRIKVIAACDVDNPLLGPRGAARIFAPQKGASPEDVEKLEAAAASAVVLLEAETKPVRDLPGAGAAGGLGAAFYALFDAELRPGIELVLDAYRFDEHLPGTDLVLTGEGKVDEQTAMGKVISGLLRRTAAYGTPVVALAGYAGDASALLPKGLSALFSIC, from the coding sequence ATGAAATTTCTTCTTGCTCCGGATTCATTCAAGGAGTCTCTGACGGCGCCGCAGGTCTGCGCTGCGATGGCTGAGGGCATACTCCGCGTTTTTCCTGAAGCGCAGATTGTCTCGCTGCCTCTGGCCGACGGAGGCGAAGGAACGGTCGATGCAATGCTGACGGCGCTCGGCGGACGAAGAATGATTTCGACGGTCAAAGGTCCGTTGGGCGAATCGGTGCAGGCCGCTTGGGGAATTCTGTGGGATGGTTGCACGGCGGTCATCGAAACCGCTGCGGCAGCAGGCCTCTCTTTGGTGCCTAAAACACAGCGCAATCCGCTGAACACCACGACGTTCGGATTAGGGCAACTGATTCGGCAGGCTTTGGAGGAGAACATAAAGACGTTGCTGGTCGGTCTCGGCGGCTCGGCGACCAACGATTTGGGGCTCGGCATGGCGCAGGCTTTAGGCGCCCTGTTTTTTGACGAAAGCGGCGACGTCATTGACTCTCCCCTGCGCGGTAAAGACCTGGAGCGCATTCGTCGCATCGATCTGTCGCATCTGGACCCGCGCATTCAGCGCATCAAAGTGATTGCTGCCTGCGATGTCGACAATCCCCTGCTGGGGCCGCGCGGCGCCGCGCGCATATTTGCGCCGCAAAAAGGAGCTTCGCCCGAGGACGTCGAGAAACTCGAAGCCGCTGCAGCGTCGGCTGTCGTTCTGCTTGAGGCAGAGACCAAGCCGGTTCGCGATCTGCCGGGAGCCGGGGCTGCGGGCGGTCTTGGTGCCGCATTTTATGCTTTATTCGATGCCGAGCTTCGTCCGGGCATCGAGCTGGTTCTGGACGCCTATCGATTCGATGAACACCTGCCCGGAACCGACTTGGTTTTGACCGGCGAAGGCAAAGTCGATGAACAGACCGCTATGGGAAAGGTTATTTCCGGGCTCCTGCGTCGAACGGCAGCGTACGGCACACCGGTCGTTGCGCTGGCAGGCTATGCGGGGGACGCCTCTGCTCTCCTTCCTAAAGGCTTGAGTGCTCTCTTTAGCATCTGCA
- a CDS encoding NifU family protein, whose amino-acid sequence MNPTFDQVEAVLDMIRPALMADGGNVELVDVTDGIVKLRLQGACHGCPMSQMTLRMGIERELRRHLPGIQQVISI is encoded by the coding sequence ATGAATCCAACTTTTGATCAAGTCGAAGCGGTTCTCGATATGATTCGTCCGGCATTGATGGCGGACGGCGGCAATGTGGAACTCGTCGATGTGACGGACGGAATCGTCAAGCTGCGGCTGCAGGGTGCCTGCCATGGTTGTCCCATGTCGCAAATGACCCTGCGCATGGGCATAGAGCGCGAGCTGCGCAGACATCTTCCCGGCATTCAACAGGTCATCTCCATCTGA
- a CDS encoding substrate-binding domain-containing protein: MKKLFSFSIILSLSLLTSFCAGRRQTEIALIPKGTDILFWKAVHAGGEKAAQDFGVKVIWQGPQKESDREQQINIVQNFISRGVSAIVLAPLDENALVRPVQAALKRNIPVIIIDSGLKGEGYLSYIATNNYAGGALAAQKLVEMLGGSGKVILMRFNEGSNSTHEREEGFLAWLRENAPQITVLSSDQYAGVTIELALKTGQNLLNKYSDVDGIFCPNESTTFGMLRALKTAGKAGKVKLVGFDYTEPIAEAIRAREISGVVVQDPFGIGYRGVEAAVKVLRGEEIPRRVETPVVFVTAENIDDPAVKAVTSPDIDKWLTGR, from the coding sequence ATGAAAAAGCTTTTTTCTTTCAGCATCATACTCAGCCTATCCCTGCTGACAAGTTTTTGCGCCGGCCGCCGTCAGACGGAAATCGCTTTGATTCCCAAAGGAACAGACATCCTTTTTTGGAAAGCGGTGCATGCCGGCGGCGAAAAAGCGGCGCAGGATTTCGGCGTCAAAGTCATTTGGCAGGGGCCGCAAAAGGAAAGCGATCGAGAACAGCAGATCAACATTGTGCAGAATTTCATCAGCCGCGGCGTGAGCGCCATCGTCTTGGCGCCGCTGGATGAGAACGCTCTGGTGCGTCCGGTGCAGGCGGCGCTAAAGCGTAATATTCCGGTGATCATCATCGATTCGGGCCTCAAGGGCGAAGGCTATCTCAGCTATATCGCCACAAACAACTATGCCGGGGGTGCTCTGGCGGCGCAAAAGCTCGTCGAGATGCTCGGCGGCAGCGGCAAAGTCATTCTCATGCGCTTTAATGAGGGCAGCAACAGCACCCACGAACGCGAAGAAGGCTTTTTAGCCTGGTTGCGGGAAAATGCGCCGCAGATTACGGTTCTTTCTTCTGATCAATACGCCGGAGTCACCATAGAGCTGGCGCTGAAAACCGGTCAGAATCTGCTCAACAAGTACTCGGATGTCGACGGCATCTTTTGTCCCAACGAATCGACGACTTTCGGCATGTTGCGGGCGCTCAAGACGGCCGGCAAGGCGGGTAAGGTCAAATTGGTGGGATTCGATTATACGGAACCCATTGCCGAGGCTATACGAGCGCGTGAAATCAGCGGCGTGGTGGTACAAGACCCATTCGGCATCGGTTACCGAGGCGTCGAAGCGGCGGTCAAAGTTTTGCGCGGAGAAGAGATTCCCCGACGCGTCGAGACGCCTGTGGTGTTCGTAACCGCCGAAAACATCGACGATCCGGCGGTAAAAGCCGTCACCTCGCCCGACATCGACAAGTGGCTGACCGGCCGATGA